The proteins below come from a single Myxocyprinus asiaticus isolate MX2 ecotype Aquarium Trade chromosome 28, UBuf_Myxa_2, whole genome shotgun sequence genomic window:
- the LOC127418582 gene encoding gastrula zinc finger protein XlCGF57.1-like, with the protein MREQMDVIHAGEQQMLQTPVQMCSVKLLDCRNLMEMEGEIKLEDQQSDDDDFIPSQLMEVKEEYQELNEVEEKHHDFITGEKSLSCSQCGKCFKDKRNLTKHTMIHTGEKPYTCHQCGKGFTRKEHFTVHARIHTGEKPYMCQLCGKGFRRKDHLKMHIRVHTKKSYTCQLCEKGFACKKSLNVHTKIHTGERPFTCSQCGKGFKDKRDLNKHKIIHTGEKPYTCQQCGKDFRRKDHLNLHTRVHTKLYMCQLCGKGFACKGSLDMHTRIHTGERPFTCYQCGKGFIDKGSLNKHTRIHSGEKPYTCHQCGKSFAHKVSLNKHSRVHSGVKPYTCQLCGKSFIDKGSLNKHTRIHTGEKPYMCQECGKGFKRKDHLNLHTRVHTKSHTCELCEKDFACKESLDVHTKIHTGERPFICQDCGKGFKRRERFNLHTKFHTKPHTCQQCGKDFVYAASLTHHLLCHSGERPFKCDKCDKTFVVESVLKQHLKMHTNKCSFCGKSFTHLSYFKQHQKIHSGAGVNKCSDCGKTYTTAAHLKEHQRIHTGEKPFMCSYCGKTFTRSEHLKKHERIHTGEKPYKCSHCGKSFTLSQNMKAHERIHTGEKPYHCSSCGKGFNRSGHLQQHVKNNCPSSHSDQESSSGPTISSK; encoded by the exons atgagagagcagatGGATGTGATccacgctggagaacagcagatgctacAGACACCAGTgcagatgtgttcagtgaagctgctggactgcaggaacctgatggAGATGGAAGGAGAAATCAAACTAGAGGATCAacagagtgatgatgatgattttattcCTTCAC agctgatggaagtgaaagaggaatatcaagagctgaatgaagtggaggagaaacatcatgatttcataactggagaaaaatctttgagttgctctcagtgtggaaaatgTTTCAAAGATAAAAGAAACCTTACAAAGCACACAatgattcatactggagagaagccttacacgtgccatcagtgtggaaaaggtttcacACGTAAAGAACATTTTACTGTGCATgcaagaattcacactggagagaagccttacatgtGTCAACTGTGTGGAAAAGGTTTCAGACGTAAAGATCACCTTAAAATGCACATAAGAGTTCACACAAAGAAGTCTTACACATGCCAACTGTGTGAAAAAGGTTTTGCATGTAAAAAAAGTCTTAATGTGCACAcaaaaattcacactggagagaggcctttcacatgttctcagtgtggaaaaggtttcaaAGATAAAAGAGACCTTAATAAGCACAAaataattcacactggagagaagccttacacgtgtCAACAGTGTGGAAAAGATTTCAGACGTAAAGATCACCTTAATCTGCACACAAGAGTTCACACTAAGCTTTACATGTGCCAACTGTGTGGAAAAGGTTTTGCATGTAAAGGAAGTCTTGATATGCAcacaagaattcacactggagagaggcctttcacatgttatcagtgtggaaaaggtttcatAGATAAAGGAAGCCTTAATAAGCACACAAGGATTCATTCTGGAGAGAAGCCCTACACgtgtcatcagtgtggaaagagttttgcacataaAGTAAGTCTTAATAAGCACAGTAGAGTACACTCTGGAGTgaagccttacacatgccaactgtgtggaaagagtttcatagaTAAAGGAAGCCTTAACAAGCAcacaagaattcacactggagaaaagccttatATGTGCCAAgagtgtggaaaaggtttcaaACGTAAAGATCACCTTAATCTGCACACAAGAGTTCACACAAAGTCTCACACGTGCGAACTGTGTGAAAAAGACTTTGCATGTAAAGAAAGTCTTGATGTGCACACAAAAATTCACACAGGAGAGAGGCCTTTCATATGCCAAGATTGTGGAAAAGGTTTCAAACGTAGAGAACGCTTTAATCTGCACACAAAATTTCACACAAAGCCTCACACATGCCAACAGTGTGGAAAAGATTTTGTATATGCAGCTAGTCTCACACATCATCTCCTTTGTCACTCTGGAGAAAGGCCatttaaatgtgataaatgtgATAAAACATTTGTTGTGGAATCCGTCCTAAAACAACATCTGAAAATGCACacaaataaatgttctttttgtggaaagagttttacacacCTGTCCTATTTTAAACAGCACCAGAAAATACATTCCGGTGCCGGGGTTAATAAGTGCTCTGATTGTGGGAAGACCTACACTACAGCCGCCCACTTGAAAGAACATCAgcgaattcatactggagagaaaccttttatGTGCTCATACTGTGGAAAGACTTTCACTCGGTCAGAACacctgaaaaaacacgagagaattcacaccggagagaaaccatacaagtgctcacactgtggaaagagtttcactctgtcacaAAACATGAAagcacatgagagaatccatactggagaaaaaccataccaCTGCTCTTCATGTGGAAAAGGTTTCAACCGATCAGGACATCTACAGCAACATGTCAAAAATAATTGCCCAAGTAGTCACAGTGACCAAGAATCATCTTCAGGTCCAACAATATCAAGCAAATAG
- the LOC127418585 gene encoding gastrula zinc finger protein XlCGF57.1-like: protein MREQMDVIHAGEQQMLQTPVQMCSVKLLDCRNLMEMEGEIKLEDQQSDDDDFIPSQLMEVKEEREELKEVEKKHHDFITGEKSLSCSQCGKCFKDKRNLTKHTMIHTGEKPYTCHQCGKGFTSKEHFTVHARIHTGEKPYMCQLCGKGFRRKDHLKMHIRVHTKKSYTCQLCEKGFACKKSLNVHTIIHTGERPFTCSQCGKGFKDRRNLTVHTRIHTGEKPYTCQQCGKDFRCKDHLNLHTRVHTKLYMCQLCGKGFACKGSLDMHTRIHTGERPFTCYQCGKNFAHKVNLDKHSRVHSGVKPYTCHQCGKSFIDKGSLNKHTRIHTGEKPYMCQECGKGFKRKDHLNLHTRVHTKSHTCELCEKDFACKESLDVHTKIHTGERPFRCQDCGKGFKRRGRFNLHRKFHTKPHTCQQCGKDFVYAASLTHHLLCHSGERPFKCDKCDETFVVESVLKQHLKMHTNKCSFCGKSFAHLSYFKRHQKIHSGAGVNKCSDCGKTYTTATHLKEHQRIHTGEKPFMCSYCGKTFTRSEHLKKHERIHTGEKPYKCSHCGKSFTLSQNMKAHERIHTGEKPYHCSSCGKGFNRSGHLQQHVKNNCPSSHSDQESSSGPTISSK from the coding sequence agctgatggaagtgaaagaggaacgTGAAGAGCTGAAGGAAGTGGAGaagaaacatcatgatttcataactggagaaaaatctttgagttgctctcagtgtggaaaatgTTTCAAAGATAAAAGAAACCTTACAAAGCACACAatgattcatactggagagaagccttacacgtgccatcagtgtggaaaaggtttcacAAGTAAAGAACATTTTACTGTGCATgcaagaattcacactggagagaagccttacatgtGTCAACTTTGTGGAAAAGGTTTCAGACGTAAAGATCACCTTAAAATGCACATAAGAGTTCACACAAAGAAGTCTTACACATGCCAACTGTGTGAAAAAGGTTTTGCATGTAAAAAAAGTCTTAATGTGCACACaataattcacactggagagaggcctttcacatgttctcagtgtggaaaaggtttcaaAGATAGAAGAAACCTTACTGTGCACACAaggattcatactggagagaagccttacacgtgtCAACAGTGTGGAAAAGATTTCAGATGTAAAGATCACCTTAATCTGCACACAAGAGTTCACACTAAGCTTTACATGTGCCAACTGTGTGGAAAAGGTTTTGCATGTAAAGGAAGTCTTGATATGCAcacaagaattcacactggagagaggcctttcacatgttatcagtgtggaaagaatttTGCACATAAAGTCAATCTTGATAAGCACAGTAGAGTACACTCTGGAGTGAAGCCTTACACgtgtcatcagtgtggaaagagtttcatagaTAAAGGAAGCCTTAACAAGCAcacaagaattcacactggagaaaagccttatATGTGCCAAgagtgtggaaaaggtttcaaACGTAAAGATCACCTTAATCTGCACACAAGAGTTCACACAAAGTCTCACACGTGCGAACTGTGTGAAAAAGACTTTGCATGTAAAGAAAGTCTTGATGTGCACACAAAAATTCACACAGGAGAGAGGCCTTTCAGATGCCAAGATTGTGGAAAAGGTTTCAAACGTAGAGGACGCTTTAATCTGCACAGAAAATTTCACACAAAGCCTCACACATGCCAACAGTGTGGAAAAGATTTTGTATATGCAGCTAGTCTCACACATCATCTCCTTTGTCACTCTGGAGAAAGGCCatttaaatgtgataaatgtgATGAAACATTTGTTGTGGAATCAGTCCTAAAACAACATCTGAAAATGCACACCAATAAATGTTcgttttgtggaaagagttttgcacaccTGTCCTATTTTAAACGGCACCAGAAAATACATTCCGGTGCCGGGGTTAATAAGTGCTCTGATTGTGGGAAGACCTACACTACAGCCACCCACTTGAAAGAACATCAgcgaattcatactggagagaaaccttttatGTGCTCATACTGTGGAAAGACTTTCACTCGGTCAGAACacctgaaaaaacacgagagaattcacaccggagagaaaccatacaagtgctcacactgtggaaagagtttcactctgtcacaAAACATGAAAgcacacgagagaatccatactggagaaaaaccataccaCTGCTCTTCATGTGGAAAAGGTTTCAACCGATCAGGTCATCTACAGCAACATGTAAAAAACAATTGCCCAAGTAGTCACAGTGACCAAGAATCATCTTCAGGTCCAACGATATCAAGCAAATAG